CAACTATAGCAGCTTCATCATCAACAACGATTGTATTTTTTTCTACACCTTTTTTATAACCATAAGGAGCGAAACCATATACAAACTCGCCACTAAGCTTTTTGAGATCAACGACACTTTTAATTCTGCGTGAAGTATCCTTACTATACATATAGTTAACAAGGTTTCTTACAGCAAGTTCCATACCGCCCGTGTCTTCACCAAGAGCATCACTGTCAAATTCTTCATTGATAGAGATAAACCTAACCTCATAAGCTGGAAATACAAATTCGAGAAAATGTCCTGCCTCAAGATAGTCTCTTGCAAATCGGGATAGGTCACGCACTATAATTGTACGGACTCTGCCTTCTTCAACAAGACGCAATAATCTTCGCATTGCAGGTCTGTCCATACTGGTTCCGGAATATCCATCATCAATAAAATCCTCAAATTCTCCATCCAAATCAGCATGACTTGCAATGTAATTATCAATACATCGCCGCTGAGAACCAATACTGCAGCTTTCACGGTCAGAACCAGATTCAACATCTCCGTCTTCAAGGGAAAGTCTCAGATACTTAACATCAATCTTATTATCCAACATTGTCAAGCACCTCAACTTTCTTCAGATAATCCATAATTGATTTGTACGGATCGTCATACATAAGCTGAATTTTTATTTTATTTCCGTCAGAAACATATATCCTATCTACAAGCAAAACAAAAAGTTCACGGTTGATAACAGGGAGCTTGTGATATTCTTTTATTGCATTTATCCATTGTTGTGTGCTTGATATAACTTCTCCAAGTTCATTTGCTTGTTTGCTCAGACGGTCATATTCTTCATTCTGCAACTCCAACTGATGCGTATAACGGATTTTCATATAATCGTATTCATCACGGTCGATGGTGCCATCTGTAAGGTCTATGAGAAGTTGTTCTATTTTAGACTCAAGATTTTGTCTTTTAACAGTACAGCTTTTCATCAAATCTGTAATACTGGTTTGATGTTTCACAACAACGGGCATTGTTTTTATATCGGAAATCAGTTTTTCAATGTCAATTGCAATTTCAACATGCTTGTTTAATAAATTTGTCACAGCATTCATCAAAACTTCTTGCCGTATATAGTGGCTATGGCATTTTGAACGGTGCGAATAAAGGTATCCGTTACATTCATAAGCAATCCAAGCCGGAAGACCAGAATTAGGTCTGCCTGTTCCTTTTTGGGCAAGGAGTTTAGAATTACAGTCCGCACAGTATATTTTATCTTGAAATATAGTGCGATAATCTGTTTCTAACTTGGGACCTGGCTTGTATTTACCCAGACGATCGAGTTCTTCAGAGTTCACCTTTTGAACGGCATCAAATAAATCTTGCGTAATAATTGCAGGATGCATATTTTCAATAATTTGCCACTCATCTTTCGATCTTCTTGTTTTTGCCTGTCCGAGCTTATCGCTTTTTACCTTGCCGTGAATACGGTGTCCGAGATATACTGGATCGTTCGTGATTTTTCTGATTGTTCCACGTATCCACTGAGCATTCTCATATCTTTTATCCTTGGTTATTCCGCGCATAAACCGTATTTTTCCAGGAGAAGGGAGATCACGGTCAATAAGTTCCTTGGCGATGGCATTAAATTTCATGCCAGATGCTCTTAGTTCAAATATCAATACAATAATGTGTGCCACTTCTGCATCAACATCAAAAGTATTCTTCTCCGGATTTCTTATATAGCCAAAAGGAATACTGCCTGCAGGAGGAAGAAACTCTCCATTGTTCATCAT
This window of the Oscillospiraceae bacterium genome carries:
- a CDS encoding recombinase family protein, coding for MARKSRINLVETQELQSLSLYRAGIYRRLSEEDGDDLEANSLVNQEKIARHHLMNYPEIEIVDVYTDNGYTGMNFKRPGFIRMKEDFLSGRINCIIVKDVSRLGRNFVITSEYVEKILPELGIRLICINDDYDSADEGADAAALMLPFKMIMNESYSRDTSLKIRSTISAMMNNGEFLPPAGSIPFGYIRNPEKNTFDVDAEVAHIIVLIFELRASGMKFNAIAKELIDRDLPSPGKIRFMRGITKDKRYENAQWIRGTIRKITNDPVYLGHRIHGKVKSDKLGQAKTRRSKDEWQIIENMHPAIITQDLFDAVQKVNSEELDRLGKYKPGPKLETDYRTIFQDKIYCADCNSKLLAQKGTGRPNSGLPAWIAYECNGYLYSHRSKCHSHYIRQEVLMNAVTNLLNKHVEIAIDIEKLISDIKTMPVVVKHQTSITDLMKSCTVKRQNLESKIEQLLIDLTDGTIDRDEYDYMKIRYTHQLELQNEEYDRLSKQANELGEVISSTQQWINAIKEYHKLPVINRELFVLLVDRIYVSDGNKIKIQLMYDDPYKSIMDYLKKVEVLDNVG